One region of Sphingomonas abietis genomic DNA includes:
- the rpe gene encoding ribulose-phosphate 3-epimerase gives MVKPVRIAPSILSADFARLGEEVRAIDAAGADWIHIDVMDGHFVPNITIGPAVVKALRPHTTKPFDVHLMIQPIDPYLEAFAQAGADHITVHPEAGPHIHRTVQTIKALGKQAGVVLCPATNEDVLDYLLDTIDLVLVMSVNPGFGGQTFIHSQLDKIQRIRAMIDASGRDIDLEVDGGVDAETARLCLEAGADALVAGSATFKGGPDRYAANIRALRGL, from the coding sequence GTGGTTAAACCCGTGCGCATCGCCCCTTCGATCCTCTCGGCCGACTTCGCGCGGCTGGGCGAGGAGGTGCGCGCGATCGATGCGGCGGGCGCCGACTGGATTCACATCGATGTGATGGACGGGCATTTCGTGCCCAACATCACGATCGGCCCGGCGGTGGTGAAGGCCTTGCGCCCCCACACCACCAAGCCGTTCGACGTGCATCTGATGATCCAGCCGATCGATCCCTATCTGGAGGCGTTTGCGCAGGCCGGTGCCGATCATATCACCGTGCATCCCGAGGCCGGCCCGCACATCCATCGCACCGTCCAGACGATCAAGGCGCTGGGCAAGCAGGCGGGCGTGGTGCTGTGCCCCGCCACCAACGAGGATGTGCTCGATTATCTGCTCGACACGATCGACCTCGTGCTGGTGATGTCGGTCAATCCCGGCTTCGGCGGGCAGACCTTCATCCATTCGCAGCTCGACAAGATCCAGCGGATCCGCGCGATGATCGATGCGAGCGGCCGCGATATCGATCTCGAGGTCGATGGCGGCGTCGATGCCGAGACGGCGCGCCTGTGCCTCGAGGCGGGGGCCGATGCGCTCGTCGCCGGCAGCGCCACCTTCAAGGGCGGCCCCGATCGCTATGCCGCCAATATCCGTGCGCTGAGGGGCCTGTAG
- a CDS encoding lipopolysaccharide biosynthesis protein, protein MKADGDGPGDIAALAKGGRTNFLGFLLRLAARLPFLFIAGRWYGAAVLGRFAYATIIVEFAAQLATLGLKRGLAQQLATTKRPHVHVVWDGMLVGLIVSILASGVLMTWPILLFPNSEVNGFDWLLPLTVFAWTGSDIALAGLAYRGNIGATVTARSLIEPWAISIAAFGFSFYSLRDGLILSYAISAAAALAASIWPLLRAYGPPKGWSPEPAQILRMMRKNLPLAGADAIEWGSRRLDIALLGLFFSPAIVGIYYVAQQVASLPQKLKTSFDPILGPVITQNLAEDNKAAVAKQVRQVGFWIIAAQVGIALALGIPGEAVMGLVGPKFVGGAGALGVLLAAEAIAATAVVSEAALIYIAAKRNLAISVAMIAGQTLLSVILVHLIRAVHPVADLKNDTIAAAGPAIALMIMLGLASIAKAKLLHRLLGHRVSGWRWPLVPAAAAGTVVGVVFTWLPEWTELVFGVAAILGAYGAVIWYRGFGEEDRMLFSLKPGEEVPAAA, encoded by the coding sequence ATCAAGGCCGACGGTGACGGGCCGGGCGATATCGCGGCGCTCGCCAAGGGCGGCCGCACCAATTTCCTCGGCTTCCTGCTCCGCCTCGCCGCGCGCCTGCCCTTCCTGTTCATCGCCGGCCGCTGGTATGGCGCCGCCGTGCTGGGGCGTTTCGCTTACGCTACGATCATCGTCGAGTTCGCCGCCCAGCTGGCGACGCTCGGCCTCAAGCGCGGCCTCGCCCAGCAGCTCGCCACCACCAAGCGCCCCCATGTCCATGTCGTGTGGGACGGGATGCTGGTCGGGCTGATCGTCTCGATCCTCGCCTCGGGCGTGCTGATGACATGGCCGATCCTGCTCTTTCCCAATTCCGAGGTGAACGGGTTCGACTGGCTGCTGCCGCTGACCGTCTTCGCGTGGACCGGATCGGATATTGCGCTGGCGGGCCTCGCCTATCGCGGCAATATCGGCGCGACCGTCACCGCGCGCTCGCTGATCGAGCCCTGGGCGATCAGCATCGCGGCGTTCGGCTTCTCCTTCTATTCGCTGCGTGACGGCCTGATCCTGTCCTACGCGATCTCCGCCGCTGCCGCGCTCGCCGCCTCGATCTGGCCGCTGCTGCGCGCCTATGGGCCGCCCAAGGGCTGGTCGCCGGAACCGGCGCAGATCCTCCGGATGATGCGCAAGAATTTGCCGCTGGCCGGTGCGGACGCAATCGAATGGGGTTCGCGCCGCCTCGATATCGCGCTGCTCGGGCTGTTCTTCTCGCCCGCGATCGTCGGCATCTATTATGTCGCGCAGCAGGTCGCCTCGCTGCCGCAGAAGCTCAAGACCAGCTTCGATCCGATCCTCGGCCCGGTGATCACCCAGAATCTCGCCGAGGACAACAAGGCGGCGGTCGCCAAGCAGGTGCGGCAGGTCGGCTTCTGGATCATCGCCGCGCAGGTCGGCATCGCGCTCGCGCTCGGCATTCCGGGCGAAGCGGTGATGGGGCTGGTCGGGCCGAAGTTCGTCGGCGGTGCCGGTGCGCTCGGCGTGCTGCTCGCCGCCGAGGCGATCGCCGCGACCGCCGTGGTCAGCGAAGCAGCGCTGATCTACATCGCGGCCAAGCGCAACCTCGCCATCTCGGTGGCGATGATCGCCGGGCAGACCCTGCTGTCGGTGATCCTCGTCCACCTCATCCGCGCGGTGCATCCGGTCGCCGACCTCAAGAACGACACCATCGCCGCCGCCGGCCCCGCGATCGCGCTGATGATCATGCTGGGGCTCGCCTCGATCGCCAAGGCCAAGCTGCTGCACCGGCTGCTCGGCCATCGCGTCTCGGGCTGGCGCTGGCCGCTGGTGCCGGCCGCCGCCGCCGGCACGGTGGTCGGCGTCGTCTTCACCTGGCTGCCCGAATGGACCGAGCTGGTGTTCGGCGTCGCCGCGATCCTCGGCGCCTATGGCGCGGTGATCTGGTATCGCGGCTTCGGCGAGGAGGACAGGATGCTGTTCAGCCTCAAGCCGGGCGAAGAGGTGCCGGCGGCGGCATAG
- the tsaD gene encoding tRNA (adenosine(37)-N6)-threonylcarbamoyltransferase complex transferase subunit TsaD produces MPAPAPLILGIESSCDETAAALVDGDRRILAHRLAGQEAAHRPFGGVVPEIAARAHIEVLGPLIEGALADAGKTLADVDAIAATAGPGLIGGVMVGLLMAKGIALSAGKPLVAVNHLEGHALSPRLADPALRFPYLLLLVSGGHCQLLFVEGVGRYRRLATTIDDASGEAFDKTAKLLGLGFPGGPAVERAAALGDPKAVPLPRPLLGSAEPHFSFAGLKSAVLRARDAGIHTPEDIAASFQQAVVDCLLDRTRRGITRAPGATALVVAGGVAANQAVRGALEALAIEHGLPFSAPPLWLCTDNAAMIGWAGVERFAAGASDPLDTPARARWPLDPEAEKVRGAGVKA; encoded by the coding sequence ATGCCCGCGCCCGCCCCCCTGATCCTCGGAATCGAATCTTCCTGCGACGAAACCGCCGCCGCGCTGGTCGATGGCGATCGCCGGATTCTCGCCCATCGCCTCGCCGGGCAGGAGGCCGCGCACCGCCCGTTCGGCGGCGTCGTTCCCGAGATTGCGGCGCGCGCCCATATCGAGGTGCTCGGCCCGCTGATCGAGGGGGCGCTGGCCGACGCCGGCAAGACGCTCGCCGATGTCGATGCGATCGCGGCGACCGCCGGGCCGGGGCTGATCGGCGGCGTCATGGTGGGGCTGCTGATGGCCAAGGGCATCGCCTTGTCCGCCGGCAAGCCGCTGGTCGCGGTCAACCATCTCGAAGGCCATGCGCTCTCGCCGCGCCTCGCCGATCCGGCATTGCGCTTCCCCTATTTGCTGCTGCTGGTGTCCGGCGGCCATTGCCAGCTGCTCTTCGTGGAGGGGGTGGGGCGCTATCGCCGGCTCGCCACCACCATCGACGATGCCAGCGGCGAGGCCTTCGACAAGACCGCCAAGCTGCTCGGCCTCGGCTTTCCGGGTGGTCCGGCGGTCGAGCGCGCCGCCGCGCTGGGCGATCCGAAGGCGGTGCCGCTGCCGCGCCCGCTGCTCGGATCGGCCGAGCCGCATTTCTCCTTCGCCGGCCTCAAGAGCGCGGTGCTGCGCGCGCGCGATGCCGGCATCCACACGCCCGAGGACATCGCCGCCTCCTTCCAGCAGGCGGTGGTCGATTGCCTGCTCGATCGCACCCGCCGGGGGATCACGCGCGCGCCGGGGGCGACCGCACTGGTCGTCGCCGGTGGCGTCGCCGCCAACCAAGCGGTGCGCGGTGCGCTGGAGGCGCTCGCCATCGAGCATGGCCTGCCTTTCTCCGCGCCGCCTCTGTGGCTGTGTACCGACAATGCGGCGATGATCGGCTGGGCCGGGGTAGAGCGCTTCGCCGCCGGCGCCAGCGATCCGCTCGACACACCGGCGCGCGCGCGCTGGCCGCTCGACCCCGAGGCCGAGAAGGTGCGCGGGGCGGGGGTGAAGGCATGA
- a CDS encoding NAD(P)H-dependent glycerol-3-phosphate dehydrogenase, whose translation MTTLSPDRPLHLGVVGGGAWGTALAQVAAAGGPVTLWARSAEVVDAINRDHANPAYLPGVALSPAIVATTDSAALQSCDALLLVTPAQHMRDVMAGLPMGDRPLILCSKGIEAGTQLLMSEVAAECRPDAPIAVLSGPTFAHEVAAGLPTAVTLACEDDALGERLANRIARSSFRPYRSADVVGAEIGGAVKNVLAIACGVVSGHGLGQNAGAALIARGFAEMARFGAAKGATSASLAGLAGLGDLVLTCSSTASRNFSLGVGLGRGERAVDLLAHRRTVAEGAATAPVLVETARALGVEMPIAEAVCALLSGDVAVGAAIEQLLTRPLTPEHRL comes from the coding sequence ATGACGACCCTATCACCCGATCGCCCGCTCCATCTGGGGGTGGTCGGCGGCGGCGCATGGGGCACCGCGCTCGCGCAGGTTGCGGCGGCGGGCGGACCCGTGACCTTGTGGGCGCGCTCGGCCGAGGTGGTCGATGCGATCAACCGCGATCATGCCAATCCCGCCTATCTGCCCGGTGTCGCGCTGTCGCCGGCGATCGTCGCGACGACGGACAGCGCCGCGCTGCAATCCTGCGATGCGCTGCTGCTGGTCACGCCCGCGCAGCATATGCGTGACGTCATGGCAGGATTGCCGATGGGCGATCGGCCGCTGATCCTTTGTTCCAAGGGGATCGAGGCGGGAACGCAGCTGCTGATGTCCGAAGTGGCGGCCGAGTGCCGCCCCGACGCGCCGATCGCGGTGCTCTCCGGCCCGACCTTCGCGCATGAGGTGGCGGCCGGCCTGCCGACGGCGGTGACCCTGGCGTGCGAGGATGATGCGCTCGGCGAGCGGCTGGCCAACCGCATCGCGCGGTCGAGCTTCCGGCCCTATCGCAGCGCCGACGTGGTGGGTGCCGAGATCGGTGGCGCGGTGAAGAATGTGCTGGCGATCGCCTGCGGCGTCGTGTCGGGGCATGGCCTCGGGCAGAATGCCGGGGCAGCGCTGATCGCGCGCGGTTTCGCCGAGATGGCGCGATTCGGCGCGGCCAAGGGCGCGACCTCCGCCTCGCTCGCCGGTCTGGCGGGGCTGGGCGATCTGGTGCTCACCTGCTCGTCCACCGCGTCGCGCAATTTCAGTCTCGGTGTCGGCCTCGGCCGGGGCGAGCGGGCGGTCGATCTGCTCGCCCATCGCCGCACCGTGGCGGAAGGCGCCGCCACCGCGCCGGTGCTGGTCGAGACGGCGCGGGCGCTGGGCGTCGAGATGCCGATCGCGGAGGCGGTCTGCGCGCTGCTCTCGGGCGATGTCGCGGTCGGAGCGGCGATCGAGCAATTGCTGACCCGCCCCTTGACGCCGGAACATCGCCTGTGA
- a CDS encoding heparinase II/III family protein, with the protein MAMVRRIAEGHPPETPEDGIEPGRRLIRVGDDKGQSLTERVAARFNRLTWNTPFHALRLRGRFPLKLLGVPRDPIVGDREAGLDIMDGEIVLGRDRADTATIDFAAPGRPAGFADHLQSFAWLRDLAAAGTRLDSAPYAEALMRRWLDRHAAAVDEAGWRPDLWGRRILNWAAHAPLILSSSDLVYRSTVLNTLARGARHLDRTAERAPIGLPRIAAYAGSIAAGLLISGGEPRLVHGEQAMAKALAQGVHPDGGIVSRSPIEQVELIELLSQLIGVYEERRREPPAAIATALAKAVPVLLGVTMGDGALSSWQGGGPLTAERVARAVAASGIRTRPLRQSREWGFQRLSGGASVVVADCAPPPASRLARGGCASTLAFELSDGPQRIIVNCGGDKPWAALPSAISEALRTSAAHSTLVLADSNSTAIHIDGSLGKGVTLVELDRQEQETASRIEATHDGYVRRLGLQHRRKLALSSDGKELGGEDILLPTGARKAAGVVTFALRFHLAPGVEATATADGLGALLRIDGGPLWQFRCRGGALAIEESIWIDGAGRPAATSQLVVTGQAPAGGTSISWALKRAG; encoded by the coding sequence ATGGCCATGGTCCGCCGGATCGCCGAGGGCCATCCGCCCGAGACGCCCGAGGACGGCATCGAGCCGGGCCGCCGCCTGATCCGCGTCGGCGACGACAAGGGGCAGAGCCTGACCGAGCGCGTCGCCGCCCGCTTCAACCGGCTGACCTGGAACACGCCCTTCCACGCGCTGCGGCTGCGCGGGCGCTTCCCGCTGAAGCTGCTCGGCGTGCCGCGTGATCCGATCGTCGGCGATCGCGAGGCCGGGCTCGACATCATGGATGGCGAGATCGTGCTGGGCCGCGATCGCGCCGACACCGCCACGATCGACTTCGCGGCGCCGGGCCGCCCGGCCGGATTCGCCGATCATCTCCAGAGCTTCGCCTGGCTGCGCGATCTCGCCGCCGCCGGCACCCGGCTCGACAGCGCGCCTTATGCCGAGGCGCTGATGCGGCGCTGGCTCGATCGCCATGCCGCAGCGGTGGACGAGGCCGGCTGGCGGCCCGATCTGTGGGGGCGGCGCATCCTGAACTGGGCCGCGCACGCGCCGCTGATCCTGTCCTCCTCCGATCTCGTCTATCGCTCGACGGTGCTGAACACGCTGGCGCGGGGTGCCCGCCATCTCGACCGCACGGCGGAGCGCGCGCCGATCGGGCTGCCGCGCATTGCCGCCTATGCGGGTTCGATCGCTGCCGGGTTGCTGATCAGCGGTGGCGAGCCGCGCCTCGTGCATGGCGAGCAGGCCATGGCCAAGGCGCTGGCGCAGGGCGTGCATCCCGATGGCGGCATCGTCAGCCGCTCGCCGATCGAACAGGTCGAGCTGATCGAGCTGCTGTCGCAGCTGATCGGCGTCTATGAAGAGCGCCGTCGCGAGCCGCCGGCGGCGATCGCCACCGCGCTGGCCAAGGCGGTGCCCGTGCTGCTCGGCGTGACGATGGGCGATGGCGCATTGTCGAGCTGGCAGGGCGGCGGGCCGTTGACCGCCGAGCGGGTCGCCCGCGCCGTCGCCGCTTCGGGCATCCGCACCCGGCCGCTGCGCCAGTCGCGCGAATGGGGGTTCCAGCGCCTGTCCGGCGGGGCTTCCGTGGTGGTCGCCGATTGCGCGCCGCCGCCCGCATCCCGGCTGGCGCGGGGCGGCTGCGCCTCGACCCTGGCCTTCGAGCTTTCGGACGGCCCGCAGCGGATCATCGTCAATTGTGGCGGCGACAAGCCGTGGGCGGCGTTGCCGTCCGCCATCTCCGAGGCGCTGCGGACCAGCGCCGCCCATTCGACGCTGGTGCTGGCCGACAGCAACTCCACCGCAATCCACATCGATGGCTCGCTCGGCAAGGGCGTGACCCTCGTCGAGCTCGATCGGCAGGAGCAGGAGACGGCGAGCCGCATCGAGGCGACGCATGACGGCTATGTCCGCCGGCTCGGCCTCCAGCATCGCCGCAAGCTGGCTTTGTCCTCGGACGGCAAGGAGCTGGGCGGCGAGGACATTCTGCTGCCCACCGGCGCGCGCAAGGCCGCCGGCGTCGTCACCTTCGCGCTGCGCTTCCACCTCGCACCGGGCGTCGAGGCGACGGCCACCGCGGATGGGCTCGGCGCGCTGCTGCGGATCGATGGCGGGCCGTTGTGGCAGTTCCGCTGCCGGGGTGGCGCGCTCGCGATCGAGGAAAGCATCTGGATCGATGGCGCGGGCCGCCCCGCCGCAACCAGCCAGCTCGTCGTCACCGGCCAGGCGCCGGCCGGCGGCACCAGCATTTCATGGGCGCTCAAGCGCGCCGGTTAA
- a CDS encoding RsmB/NOP family class I SAM-dependent RNA methyltransferase — MTTTDRRAPRKAQPGKAQPGKIEEPQGTPARRAALKLLDAVLRQGLPLEAALGAANGLPNPADRGLARAIASEVLRRLPDLDDLIDSATPKPMPDDAKARFALRIALVQALAMGTPAHAAIATALPLVDGGPRRLVHGVFGTLMRGEATLPEPPSLLPEVAERWSLAWGDDAIEQARISLAARPALDLTLADPSATAHWAEQLGATSLMPGHLRLDNADVTGLPGFEEGAWWVQDLSASLPARLLGKGAGTVLDLCAAPGGKTLQLAAAGWQVTAVEMAAKRLGRLSENLARMNLTADLVEADVMQWTPAAPADAVLLDAPCSATGIFRRHPDVLHRVKPRAIADLAAIQAKMLVRAARWVKPGGRLVYAVCSLEPQEGEAVARAFSLPGFAIDPVRVDELPAGLVPTEEGFIRVPPGALAEAGGCDGFFIVRFRRD; from the coding sequence ATGACGACGACAGATCGGCGCGCGCCTCGCAAAGCACAACCGGGCAAAGCGCAACCGGGTAAAATAGAAGAGCCGCAGGGCACGCCGGCGCGCCGGGCGGCGCTCAAGCTGCTCGATGCGGTACTGCGGCAGGGGCTGCCGCTGGAGGCGGCGCTGGGTGCCGCCAATGGCCTGCCCAATCCGGCCGATCGCGGTCTGGCCCGCGCCATCGCCTCCGAAGTGCTGCGCCGCCTGCCCGATCTCGACGACCTGATCGATTCGGCGACGCCCAAGCCGATGCCCGACGATGCCAAGGCCCGTTTCGCGTTGCGGATCGCGCTGGTGCAGGCGCTGGCGATGGGCACGCCAGCCCATGCCGCGATCGCCACCGCGCTGCCGCTGGTCGATGGTGGGCCGCGCCGGCTGGTCCATGGCGTGTTCGGTACGCTGATGCGCGGCGAGGCGACGCTGCCCGAGCCGCCGAGCCTGCTGCCCGAGGTCGCCGAGCGCTGGAGCCTGGCATGGGGCGATGATGCGATCGAACAGGCGCGGATCAGCTTGGCGGCGCGCCCGGCGCTCGATCTGACGCTCGCCGATCCGTCGGCCACGGCGCACTGGGCCGAGCAGCTCGGCGCGACCAGCCTGATGCCGGGCCATCTCCGGCTCGACAATGCCGACGTGACCGGGTTGCCGGGCTTCGAGGAGGGGGCCTGGTGGGTGCAGGATCTCTCCGCCTCTCTGCCGGCGCGCCTGCTCGGCAAGGGCGCCGGCACCGTCCTCGATCTCTGCGCGGCGCCAGGCGGCAAGACGCTCCAGCTGGCGGCCGCCGGCTGGCAGGTGACGGCGGTGGAGATGGCGGCCAAGCGTCTCGGACGACTTTCCGAGAATCTCGCCCGCATGAACCTCACCGCCGATCTGGTCGAGGCGGACGTGATGCAGTGGACGCCGGCCGCGCCGGCCGATGCGGTGCTGCTCGACGCGCCCTGTTCGGCGACCGGCATCTTCCGCCGCCATCCCGACGTGCTGCATCGGGTGAAGCCGCGTGCCATCGCCGATCTCGCCGCGATCCAGGCGAAGATGCTGGTCCGCGCCGCGCGCTGGGTGAAGCCGGGCGGGCGGCTGGTCTATGCGGTCTGCTCGCTAGAGCCGCAGGAGGGCGAGGCCGTCGCCCGCGCCTTCAGCCTGCCCGGCTTTGCGATCGATCCGGTGAGGGTGGACGAGCTTCCCGCGGGACTCGTACCCACGGAAGAAGGTTTCATCCGGGTGCCGCCCGGTGCTCTGGCGGAGGCCGGCGGCTGCGACGGATTCTTCATCGTACGCTTTCGTCGCGACTGA
- a CDS encoding DUF1674 domain-containing protein: MTIRIPGQRPAHVKPPAHLSPSPPVPEPKAVEPPPREGDGDRLEPTRYGDWEKKGIAIDF, translated from the coding sequence ATGACCATACGTATCCCTGGGCAACGGCCCGCTCATGTGAAGCCGCCCGCTCATCTTTCGCCAAGCCCGCCGGTTCCCGAGCCGAAGGCGGTCGAACCGCCGCCGCGCGAAGGCGATGGCGATCGGCTCGAACCCACGCGCTACGGCGACTGGGAGAAGAAGGGCATCGCGATCGATTTCTGA
- the hemC gene encoding hydroxymethylbilane synthase, whose protein sequence is MTMPAPAAPFPLRLGTRGSPLALVQAHMVAAALRAAHGWPEDAIVIVPVKTTGDRVQDRPLAEIGGKALWTKELDGALLEGAIDFAVHSMKDVETIRPAAIRIAAILPRADVRDRLIGAATIAGLPHGARIGTSSPRRAAQLRQLRPDVTIIPFRGNVDTRLRKLRDGEADATLLAAAGLDRLDRPDIGHAIAIDVMLPAPAQGAVGIEARADDAAMLAALAAIDHADTHACVTAERAFLAALGADCHSPVAALAVRDGDGIAFRAELLSEDGAERITGAAHLASPDEAGALADDLLKRAPARIAALFTGR, encoded by the coding sequence ATGACCATGCCCGCCCCAGCCGCTCCCTTCCCGCTCCGTCTCGGCACCCGCGGATCGCCGCTCGCCCTCGTCCAGGCGCATATGGTCGCCGCCGCGCTGCGCGCTGCGCATGGCTGGCCGGAGGATGCGATCGTCATCGTCCCGGTGAAGACCACGGGCGACAGGGTGCAGGATCGCCCGCTCGCCGAGATCGGCGGCAAGGCGCTGTGGACCAAGGAACTGGATGGCGCGCTGCTCGAGGGCGCGATCGATTTCGCGGTCCATTCGATGAAGGATGTCGAGACGATCCGGCCGGCCGCGATCCGCATCGCCGCGATCCTGCCCCGCGCCGACGTGCGCGACCGGCTGATCGGCGCCGCGACGATCGCCGGGCTGCCGCACGGCGCCCGCATCGGCACCTCCTCGCCGCGCCGCGCCGCGCAGCTGCGCCAGCTACGGCCCGACGTCACGATCATCCCCTTCCGGGGCAATGTCGACACCCGCCTGCGCAAGCTGCGCGACGGCGAGGCCGACGCGACCCTGCTCGCCGCCGCCGGGCTGGATCGGCTGGACCGGCCCGATATCGGCCACGCCATCGCGATCGACGTCATGTTGCCGGCCCCGGCCCAAGGCGCGGTCGGGATCGAGGCCCGCGCCGACGACGCCGCGATGCTGGCGGCGCTGGCCGCGATCGATCATGCCGATACCCACGCCTGCGTGACGGCCGAACGCGCCTTCCTCGCCGCCCTGGGCGCCGATTGCCATTCGCCGGTCGCGGCACTGGCGGTTCGTGACGGGGACGGCATCGCCTTCCGCGCCGAACTGCTGAGCGAGGACGGCGCCGAACGCATCACCGGCGCGGCGCATCTGGCATCGCCGGACGAGGCCGGCGCGCTCGCGGACGATCTGCTGAAGCGGGCGCCTGCCAGGATCGCCGCGCTCTTCACCGGACGATGA
- the purH gene encoding bifunctional phosphoribosylaminoimidazolecarboxamide formyltransferase/IMP cyclohydrolase, with the protein MSNVKISRALLSVSDKAGLVELGQALARHGVELLSTGGTAKALRDAGLTVKDVSDHTGFPEMMDGRVKTLHPMVHGGLLAVRDDAAHAQAMSDHGIAPIDLVVVNLYPFAQTVAKGAARDEIIENIDIGGPSMVRSAAKNHHYVAIATDPADYATIIEELDANAGATTLDLRRTLAAKAFAATAAYDAMISSWFAFADQGEALPAALSVPLRKGAALRYGENPHQQAALYLPVGAATRGIAQAEQIQGKELSYNNYNDADAALELVAEFRNGPPTVVIVKHANPCGVATGATLVEAYEAALACDSVSAFGGIIAVNRPLDGPTAEAISGIFTEVVCAPAADDAAKAVFAKKKNLRLLLTGELPDPARPGLMMKSIAGGMLVQSRDNGHIGRDDLKVVTKREPTAQELEDCLFAWTVAKHVKSNAIVYAKGGSTAGVGAGQMNRLESARIAAWKAKDAADKAGWAEPRTIGSAVASDAFFPFADGLLAAVEAGATAVIQPGGSIRDADVIAAADEAGLAMLFTGMRHFRH; encoded by the coding sequence ATGTCGAACGTGAAGATCAGCCGTGCCCTCCTGTCGGTGTCCGACAAGGCGGGGCTGGTGGAATTGGGGCAGGCGCTCGCCCGCCATGGCGTGGAGCTGCTGTCGACCGGCGGCACCGCCAAGGCGCTGCGCGATGCCGGCCTTACCGTGAAGGATGTGTCGGACCATACCGGTTTCCCTGAGATGATGGACGGCCGGGTCAAGACGCTGCACCCGATGGTCCATGGCGGCCTGCTCGCGGTGCGCGACGATGCGGCACACGCGCAGGCGATGAGCGATCATGGCATCGCGCCGATCGATCTGGTGGTGGTGAACCTCTATCCCTTCGCGCAGACCGTGGCCAAGGGCGCGGCGCGCGACGAGATCATCGAGAATATCGATATCGGCGGCCCGTCGATGGTCCGCTCGGCGGCCAAGAACCATCATTATGTCGCGATCGCCACCGATCCGGCCGACTACGCCACGATCATCGAGGAGCTGGACGCCAACGCCGGCGCCACCACGCTCGATCTGCGCCGCACGCTCGCCGCCAAGGCGTTCGCCGCGACGGCGGCTTACGATGCGATGATCTCCAGCTGGTTCGCCTTCGCCGATCAGGGCGAGGCGCTGCCGGCGGCGCTGTCGGTGCCGCTCCGGAAGGGCGCGGCGCTGCGCTATGGCGAGAATCCCCATCAGCAGGCGGCGCTGTACCTGCCGGTCGGCGCCGCGACGCGCGGCATCGCGCAGGCCGAGCAGATCCAGGGCAAGGAGCTCAGCTACAACAACTATAACGACGCCGACGCCGCGCTGGAGCTGGTCGCCGAGTTCCGCAACGGCCCGCCGACCGTCGTGATCGTCAAGCACGCCAATCCCTGCGGCGTCGCCACCGGCGCAACCCTGGTCGAAGCCTATGAGGCGGCGCTGGCGTGCGACAGCGTATCGGCGTTCGGCGGCATCATCGCCGTCAACCGTCCGCTCGACGGCCCGACCGCCGAGGCGATCTCCGGCATCTTCACCGAAGTGGTGTGCGCGCCGGCCGCCGACGATGCGGCCAAGGCGGTATTCGCCAAGAAAAAGAATCTGCGCCTGCTGCTGACCGGCGAGCTGCCCGATCCGGCCCGCCCCGGCCTGATGATGAAGAGCATCGCCGGCGGGATGCTCGTCCAGTCCCGCGACAACGGCCATATCGGCCGGGACGATCTCAAGGTGGTCACCAAGCGCGAGCCGACCGCGCAGGAGCTGGAGGATTGCCTGTTCGCCTGGACGGTGGCCAAGCATGTGAAGTCCAACGCCATCGTCTACGCCAAGGGCGGCTCGACCGCCGGTGTCGGCGCCGGCCAGATGAACCGCCTCGAATCCGCGCGCATCGCCGCGTGGAAGGCCAAGGATGCCGCGGACAAGGCCGGCTGGGCCGAACCCCGCACGATCGGTTCGGCGGTCGCCTCCGACGCCTTCTTCCCGTTCGCCGACGGTCTGCTGGCGGCGGTGGAGGCCGGCGCCACGGCGGTGATCCAGCCGGGCGGTTCGATCCGCGACGCCGACGTGATCGCGGCGGCCGACGAGGCCGGCCTCGCGATGCTCTTCACCGGGATGCGCCACTTCCGCCACTGA